In the genome of Bacillus thuringiensis, the window CCAACTGGTTCTGCTGTAGTAAGTGATATTATTTCCATCGTTAAAAATATGAATCAAGTGCCGAAAAATAAAAGTGCGTTAAAAGAACCAGTTCCTTATGAATTACAAGGTGATGAAGAAGTAGTTTCGAAATATTTCTTGCGTATTTCATTACGAGATGAGCCTGGGATGTTACAAAAAATAACAGAATGTTTCGTTAATTACTCTGTAAGTTTAAAAGAAGTTATTCAATTACCTTTAAACCGTGAACTGGCAGAAGTTGTTGTTGTGACACATCGAACTTCAAAGTATCAATTCGAACGAGTTTTAGGAGCGATAGAAGATGTCGCAAGTGAAATAAACAGTTACTACATTATCGAGGAGGAAAAACAATATGTATAAAGGACTATTAAAACAGTATGCTTCTTATTTACCGGTGAATGAAAACACACCTAATGTCAGCTTAATGGAAGGAAACACACCTCTTATTCCGTTATTAAATATATCAAAGCAATTAGGGATTCAGCTATATGGTAAGTACGAAGGAGCGAATCCGACAGGTTCTTTTAAAGATCGTGGTATGGTGATGGCAGTTGCTAAGGCGAAAGAAGAAGGTTCAGAAGCAATCATTTGTGCATCAACAGGTAATACATCAGCATCAGCTGCAGCATATGCGGCACGCCTTGGGATGAAATGTATAATCGTCATCCCTGAAGGAAAGATTGCGCATGGAAAATTAGCGCAAGCGGTCGCTTATGGAGCTGAAATTATTTCAATAGAAGGGAATTTCGATGATGCACTTAAGGCTGTAAGAAATATTGCTGCAGAAGAGCCGATTACATTAGTAAATTCAGTGAATCCTTATCGAATTGAAGGACAAAAAACAGCAGCATTTGAAATTTGTGACCAATTGCAAAATGCACCAAATGTTCTAGCTATCCCTGTTGGGAACGCAGGGAATATTACAGCATATTGGAAAGGCTTCTGTGAATATGAGAAAGAAAAAGGTTATAAGAAGCCAAGAATTCATGGCTTTGAAGCAGAAGGAGCAGCGGCAATTGTAAAAGGGCATGTAATTGAAGAGCCTGAAACAATTGCAACAGCAATTCGCATTGGTAACCCAGCAAGTTGGTCGTATGCAGTAGAGGCTGCCGAGCAGTCTTGTGGTGAAATAGATATGGTATCAGATGAAGAAATTTTACATGCGTATAGGTTATTGGCAAAAACTGAAGGAGTTTTCGCTGAACCGGGATCAAATGCTTCATTAGCCGGCGTAATTAAACATGTTAAATCTGGAAAAATCAAAAAGGGAGAAACAGTTGTTGCAGTATTAACTGGAAATGGTTTGAAGGATCCTGATATCGCTATTTCTTCAAATCAACTAGACATCGCAAGTTTGTCAAATGATATAGAACAAATTAAAGATCATATTAAAGGGGTGATTATGTCGTGATACCATTAAGCGTTCGTGTCCCTGCTAGTACGGCAAATGTTGGTCCTGGATTTGATTCAGTTGGAATAGCTTTGTCATTGTATTTGGATGTGGTGGTCAAAGAAAAAGCTGATAAATGGCAAGTAATCCATTCCTTTGAAGAATCAATTCCGACAGACGATAAAAATTTAATCGTTAGCACGGCATGTAAAGTATGTCCTTCTATATCACCCCATATAATAGAAGTTACTAGTAATATTCCATTAACAAGAGGGCTAGGAAGTAGTGCATCAGCGATTGTAGCTGGGATAGAGGTTGCGAATCAACTAGGAAATTTGAACTTAACTGCTGATCAAAAAGTTCAAATTGCTACAAATTTTGAAGGACATCCTGATAATGTTGCTGCCTCCATTCTAGGAGGAACTGTAATCGGAGCGCTTGATGGAAAGAATGTTTCGGTTGTAAGAATTGAAAGTAAGGAATTAGGTGTAATTTCTCTTATTCCGAATGAAGAGTTAAATACAGAGGAAAGCCGATCTGTATTACCAGATGTGTTTCCGTTTCATGAAGCAGTTAAGGCTAGTGCAATCAGCAACGTATTAGTAGCTGCGTTTTGTCAAAAGAAGTGGGAAGTTGTAGGTGAAATGATGGAAAGAGATCATTTTCACGAGCCGTATCGTTTAGAACTCGTACCGTTATTACCATCTATTCGTAAATGTGCAAAAGAATTTGGTGCATACGGCACAGCACTTAGCGGTGCGGGACCATCTATTTTTATTTTAACGCCGTATGAGAAACGTCAAGAAATCGCTGAGCAATTAGCGAGAGTATTTACAGATATGAAAGTATGTGAGCTTGAAATCGACCATAAAGGTATTATTGTAAATAAGGAAGAGCATATTGGATTATAAAGAAAGCTGGCATGGCTAGCTTTCTTTACGTTGCAAACCTATTTTAAATTAGGTTTTTTCGGAAAAAATATAAAACAAATGTTAATTTTGAATAATGTAGCAAAGAGTGCATTCATTTTGGGGGTGATTAAATGAATAAAGATTCACCAG includes:
- the thrC gene encoding threonine synthase, which produces MYKGLLKQYASYLPVNENTPNVSLMEGNTPLIPLLNISKQLGIQLYGKYEGANPTGSFKDRGMVMAVAKAKEEGSEAIICASTGNTSASAAAYAARLGMKCIIVIPEGKIAHGKLAQAVAYGAEIISIEGNFDDALKAVRNIAAEEPITLVNSVNPYRIEGQKTAAFEICDQLQNAPNVLAIPVGNAGNITAYWKGFCEYEKEKGYKKPRIHGFEAEGAAAIVKGHVIEEPETIATAIRIGNPASWSYAVEAAEQSCGEIDMVSDEEILHAYRLLAKTEGVFAEPGSNASLAGVIKHVKSGKIKKGETVVAVLTGNGLKDPDIAISSNQLDIASLSNDIEQIKDHIKGVIMS
- the thrB gene encoding homoserine kinase, whose protein sequence is MIPLSVRVPASTANVGPGFDSVGIALSLYLDVVVKEKADKWQVIHSFEESIPTDDKNLIVSTACKVCPSISPHIIEVTSNIPLTRGLGSSASAIVAGIEVANQLGNLNLTADQKVQIATNFEGHPDNVAASILGGTVIGALDGKNVSVVRIESKELGVISLIPNEELNTEESRSVLPDVFPFHEAVKASAISNVLVAAFCQKKWEVVGEMMERDHFHEPYRLELVPLLPSIRKCAKEFGAYGTALSGAGPSIFILTPYEKRQEIAEQLARVFTDMKVCELEIDHKGIIVNKEEHIGL